The window TCCTTGCTTCAACACACCCACTGACTCGTCTGAAGTACTTCTATTTTTTCCAGTGCGATGATGGTTGCCGAACTACCTTGTGAGCCACGACTGTTCATCTCCGCGGCGTTaccgaggccggcatcaGAATATCAGTTGCTAACCATCATGTTGGCTAGATGCTCTCGACGCAGAGACGTATGCCCGTCGAATCCCCTATGCGGACTACCGCCCAGATGCTCTAGCCTTCCTCTAACGACTGCTGCAGGCCGTTGAATGCCGCTGAGCTCAATGTCTTGCGTGCCCAGTACGAAAAGGAAGGCGATATGGTTGGCGTCCAGACTAAATTCAACTATGCCTGGGTACGTCTTGCCTACCATCCCCTCATCTTCCCATTCCGAAATTGGTTTTTCATTACTGAACTGAACTCTCCAGGGCCTCGTCAAGTCCCACAACCGCCATGACCAACAGCTGGGTGTCCGCCTCCTCTCCGACATCTTCCGCCTCTCTCCTGAGCGTCGCCGCGAATGCCTCTACTACCTTGCTCTTGGCAATTACAAGCTCGGAAACTACGGCGAAGCCCGCCGCTATAATGACCTCCTGCTCGATAAGGAACCTTCTAATCTTCAAGCCTCGGACCTCCGCCAGCTCATCGACAACAAGGTTGCCAGAGAAGGACTC of the Drechmeria coniospora strain ARSEF 6962 chromosome 01, whole genome shotgun sequence genome contains:
- a CDS encoding mitochondrial membrane fission protein, with translation MMVAELPYALDAETPLNAAELNVLRAQYEKEGDMVGVQTKFNYAWGLVKSHNRHDQQLGVRLLSDIFRLSPERRRECLYYLALGNYKLGNYGEARRYNDLLLDKEPSNLQASDLRQLIDNKVAREGLMGVAILSGVGIAAGVVGAFIFKNVRRR